TTTAAATTTAAAATAAATCCTTCCTATTATTAATAAGAAGGATTTATTTCTAGTGTTCAATCAAATTATGCTGAATAGCAAAGCGTACAAGTCCAATAGAGTTTCTGATGTTTAACTTTTGAAAGATATGTCTTCTGTGGGTTTCAACAGTGTTAAAACTTATAAAAAGACGATCAGAAATCTCTTTGCTATTGCAACCTTCACAAATAAGTTGAATAACTTCTAATTCGCGATTGGTAATACTGTCGAGGATTTCGTTGAGGGGAAGATTCTTATGAGAATTAGGTGTGTTAAGTAAAGATTGCATGATTTTCTCTCTAAGCTCTTCGCCCACATATTCTTTACCGTTTTTAATACAAGTCAAAGCTTCCACAACGGCTTTGCTATCGTTGTGT
This genomic stretch from Chryseobacterium sp. POL2 harbors:
- a CDS encoding LuxR C-terminal-related transcriptional regulator; this translates as MKIYIIDQHQIVIDGLVSLLTRKKGFEIVGHTNSSSEACNWLENNDVDLVITEIIFENENSADLIKSIKKLRENTKILILTGENKLKRITDLFQIGIDGLVEKHNDSKAVVEALTCIKNGKEYVGEELREKIMQSLLNTPNSHKNLPLNEILDSITNRELEVIQLICEGCNSKEISDRLFISFNTVETHRRHIFQKLNIRNSIGLVRFAIQHNLIEH